acataaagatccTTAAACTGGATTACTTAAGTCGAGGGCTGATCCAGAATTCTGAAAACATTGGTCTGAGGTGTTTTTTCACTTATGGAAAGTCCTTAGAAAACGAGCAGAGTAATAAATATAAAACGACCTGTCAAACGATAATTCTTTCTATGAATCTTTCAAAAAGGTAATCGGGGAATAATCACATGTTTAAATCCATCCAAGTtcttgttaggcttttattttgaagttctttACTGTCTTAAGTCAATGatacttttcttctttgtttggatttaaacctgattttattttgaaatataataAAAGATAGAAGGCTATGATATTAACTTAAACAGGGAAAAAGGAACTTGTCATGGatgttacagtaaaaaaaaaaacggcatgATTGAAcgttaaaaaaagtgaaacatttgaagCCACCAGGTCGATATGACCtttgactcgtcagctgagccgCCTGGTAGTTAACGCTTCACCGCTGACAGCCCTTCTGTCTATACATACCAGAGATCAGACGGACATTAGAGGACGACACTGCAGCAGAGTTCTGACCTCTTCATGTCCACTGTTGTtgttcagaaaatgtaaaaaaaaaaaaaagactgagatAGAAACTGTACAAGCTGCTCGATCGGAGCCCTGAAGAACCGTTCAAACATCATGTACCGGTATGTGTGATCAATAACTGTGGTAATAGTTAAGTAATAAAGAAAACCTTTGGTGCAGCAAAGTCCAACTGATTGGTGCTTTAGgtccagaaaaacaaaaaaaacacaaaaggaaatGATCCGTTCTTTAGTTTAGATTAGAGACAGAACGTTTTGGAAAAGCTGCAGCAGATTTCTTCAGCCCGCAGAAGTAAAACAGGCCGTTACATTCTCCCCATGGTGACCTGCGACTGATCaaacaacttcctgtttgtggCACTGATGGACTTTACTGGTCATCTGAACATAATACAGAAAGGTTCTCTACAGTTTCAGACCTTTTTGTTAAAGTGTAGTTGATAaatgagaggaaggagaagcaATCTGACGCAGCATTTAATAAACTTTTTGGATCCCATGTCGgataaagttaaaaacacagCTGTCTGCAAATCCGTCCCCAGACTGAAAGCTGAACTGATTCTGGATTTGTCCTGTAATGTTGGTCGTTAATAACCTGATGGGTTGACCTCAAAGAGGAACGGATGTGGTAACAGGAGTTTTGACCCGGTTATATCTAGAACACAATACAAAGAAAATtacaaagatttaaagatttcGCTTCAGTTTTTTCTAATTCTTTCCAGATTTGAAATTTTGAGAAATGCCTCTGAAGCCTCTCTTGATgtaaatttgtttaaaaaaaaaaaaaagaaaaaaaaagaaaaagaaaactagcGACATCATCGTGTTTCTGCCCTTCAAATTAAAATCCCTGCAGAGATGTAGACCGTAGATTCATGACTCCCAGCTctgttttctagatcaaaaaGTCCTGCTCACGGATCTTCCGACTTAACATTTAGCATTTTAGAATCCGAATCAGATTGAGAGCGTTTCCGTTCAGTTATGGGCCTGCTGGTCGcagctcctccctcctccttctcctcctgatGCTGGTTTCCGGTCTTCAAGCAGCCCTGATTAGTCTCTTTGCTGCAGGGTTTGTACTCTGCCGGATCGAgatctggatctggatctggatcGGGCTCGGGCTGCGACTCCACAGCCGTCTcccagtcctcctcctcctcctcttcctctccctcgtCCTCCCCTCTGTGCGTGTCTCTCTGGCTGCTGAGGAGGCGGAGTCTGGCCATGGCCCGGTCGATGGTGAGCGTGCTGACCAGGTTGAAGTCGTGCATGCTGACCATGTGCAGCAGGAAGTTGCGGCAGAGGTCGTGTTTGACGATGTGTTCGCCGTAATGATCGGCAAACACCAGGCAGGCGTGGTTCATCTGGTTGTCGGCTATGAAGCTggaagaaaagagggaggaggaagttTAACACATGAACGCAaaagatcttttaaaaaaaggcattaTTGAATCATGGCTGTTGAGAAGCCAGAGAAATGTCCTTCACATTCAGCGTGTTTTATATGAAAAGACACAGCAGGAGTCCGGTCAGTTTCTAAGGCTGCTAACTCTCAAACATCAGCTTATCAAGTGCAGATTGATAAGAAGAGAGAACAATCTAGTTGGACCTCATGTCTGCTTGATACACACCTGTGCTTCATGACATGGAGGTTCCACAGCTTCATGATCTCCTTCTCCCCCTCGTTGACGTCGGTGAACTCCTCGATTtgctgcagagagagcagaaacGTTATCGATCGACTTTCATTGGTACTCGAGAGATCGTTGAGGGGCAACCTTTATTTACAATGACACAGAGTCAGTTACAAGACAGATAATAAAGTGAGATAAAAACGGGAAAAACAGATCGATaaaaggctgtagtcctcaaagcgggcggcccaggttcaaatccaacctgtggctcctttcccgcatgtcattcctactctctctccctgatttccagctctatccactctccCATCTCTacaattaaaggcaaaaaagcccaaaaagaaatcttaaaaaaacccATCAGAGTAAGGTAGAGCAAATGAACTACACATGATGTGTAGAATGAAGTGGGTTTGTCCTCGTCTTTAAACTCACCTTAGTCGTCTTCTCTTGGAGCCAGTCGGGCTCTCCCTCGTCCTCGCTGTCCACCTCCATCTCCTGAGGCCGCAGCGGCACGCAGCTGTCGCTGTGGAAGTAGAGGCGATTGTGACCGCTGATGAGcgtcctctgctgctcctgatCGCCGTCCTCCGACTCCAGAAACTCAGACAGACTCGGCTTCGTCCTCTTGGCTCTGAACAGAAGGACATTTACAAAAAGCGGTTCGTTACAGGatgtaagagaaaaaaagaacgaCTCTGAGATGTTGCCACTTTTATCTGGGATTACTGACAGTCGATAAGGTTGAagaataaaagcagaaatagGAAATGTTTGCCGTACCTGCAGGTGAGAACATGCGTGACCGCCGTCCTCTTCACCGGGCCGTTCCTGCTGAAGGCGAAGCCCGGCTGGTTGTGGATGTCCTGAGGGTTTCCTGCGTACGATCCGTCGTAACTCTCGTTGATGGAGACCTCGATCTTGGCTCCTTTAGGATGAGGCTGACACAGAACGGGAGAGCGAGGTGTGAACAACAATCACAACAATGGcgctctctgcacacacacaagatggGAGTGTGTCTCACCACGTAGTTGAAGATGAAGCGGGAGTGAGACAGCTTGAGGTGTTTGATCAGACTGTAGAGCTTCCTGCAGTTCAGCGTGCACCACGGACAGTGGAGGTCGTCCCTGGCCTCGGTCTGCTGCCGCGTGTTGTGGTTGTACTGGAACTGAACGGGTAAAACAGACACGACATGAAGTACCCTCTAAATAAAATGTCCCTGGCTCACTGTAACTTCTCATGACTTAAGCTAACATGATGTGCACGAGGCAGATCCAGGATCAGACCTGGTAGAAGATGCGTAGTTTCTGCCGTGGATCCGCTGAGATGAGTTCTCTCCTGGTTTGCACGTCGGTGTTTACGGTTTCTTTAACATCTGCagcacaaaaaaggaaaaacacccCCGACCCCTCGTCAGTTTGTCTGGTgctgaatattttttatttttttttgcagatttctTCCTCTTGGTGCTGCTGTGTGGACTCACCGTTTGTTTGCGTGGCTCTCAGGGTGCTGGGTCTGCTGTCCTGGTTGGTCTCAGAGTTGCGGGTGGCCAGAGGTTTAGCCACGGGGGCCGTGGAGCGGTCGGAGGAGTCGGTGGTCCAGCGCAGCGTGAACTGGAGGGTGGGACCCTGAGAGAAGCTCTCGAACGGAGGCAGACGCTGCAAAAACACAGGAGCAACATGTTACACGGAGCTAGCTGTAACGCCTTGTTGTGAACATGAACAACAGCTAAATTAAGATCCAAATAAAGGGCAGCAATACAAATTCATctgttttatgaaatgttttgattatatttgaATATCCAAAATTTTTGCTTTTCCACATTTGATTTGCTTCTGTGTCGAGCAAGGATCTTAAATAGATCGATTATAGCTATACTCATTCTgaagttttattattattacattagtTTGTATTATTGTTCTAGTGCTTCTGCAACAAAAGGATTCTTAACAAGTTTATCCGGCTTTCAGTGTATCTGATATTTGATCAAAATATTCATACTCGTTTACATTTTTTAGACCTTTTTGAGTCtaataaagaaaggaaaatgtttAGAGAAGATCTTTTAGGGGCATTAAAAGGTTTCTTAAAAATTTcttctttcttaaaaaaatcaaatgtgtaTCTTGGACTGATTCAAGACACCAGGATTTCACCAGCTGCTTCCTGCTTCATGCTTTAAACAGGTAAGTCTGGAACACACCTTTCCATCCAGGATGGTCTCCCAGGTCGCCCTCTTCTTATTGACTGGACACTCCTCCATCTCTTGCATAGACACCTCGTACTCCCCATCCAACAACTGCAGACgtctgcacacagacagaatGTTTCACAACATTATGAGGTAAATTACAACATAATGTTCTGCAGCAAAGATATATCAGTTTGTAATTTTCCTTCTGTATCTGTGCACACACTGAAGAATGTCACAGAAAGGATAGGACagaacatgtgtgtatgtgagtttCACCTGTTTTTATCAAAGACTGTCATCTGGGCCACAAATGTGGTTTCTCCCTCGTCCCTGAGAGAGGAGCTCCTCCTTTTCCTGTTGA
This Labrus bergylta chromosome 16, fLabBer1.1, whole genome shotgun sequence DNA region includes the following protein-coding sequences:
- the LOC109994092 gene encoding polycomb protein suz12-B, with translation MAPQKQSLPAGFGSAGYQPSSSAAAAAKKPNMQLVQADHELFLQAFEKPTQIYRFLRTRNLIAPVFLHRTLTYMSHRNSRNNAKRKSSKVDNLLFKVEKMRGEPETHSLASNLQLTFTGFFHKDGKPSQDCENEQNSVSLEVLLVKVCHKKRKDVSCPVKQVPTGKKQVPLNPDTRAGVQAKPGSFPSLLVPSSEFEPSNSHMVKSYSLLFRVSRPGCSWTQSNGLTNGENHHNRDFTEEVINRKRRSSSLRDEGETTFVAQMTVFDKNRRLQLLDGEYEVSMQEMEECPVNKKRATWETILDGKRLPPFESFSQGPTLQFTLRWTTDSSDRSTAPVAKPLATRNSETNQDSRPSTLRATQTNDVKETVNTDVQTRRELISADPRQKLRIFYQFQYNHNTRQQTEARDDLHCPWCTLNCRKLYSLIKHLKLSHSRFIFNYVPHPKGAKIEVSINESYDGSYAGNPQDIHNQPGFAFSRNGPVKRTAVTHVLTCRAKRTKPSLSEFLESEDGDQEQQRTLISGHNRLYFHSDSCVPLRPQEMEVDSEDEGEPDWLQEKTTKQIEEFTDVNEGEKEIMKLWNLHVMKHSFIADNQMNHACLVFADHYGEHIVKHDLCRNFLLHMVSMHDFNLVSTLTIDRAMARLRLLSSQRDTHRGEDEGEEEEEEEDWETAVESQPEPDPDPDPDLDPAEYKPCSKETNQGCLKTGNQHQEEKEEGGAATSRPITERKRSQSDSDSKMLNVKSEDP